From a region of the Babesia bovis T2Bo chromosome 1, whole genome shotgun sequence genome:
- a CDS encoding putative integral membrane protein, which translates to MAEENKKNFLDYAANFLKGLSLMQPLNLCLLGSSFAMQRFGYGPDAVGIFIGMCHNSMELFYLFSALGVLVIFTSFQSYGEKTKNIQRYCSIVVSWIIVAVNVVILKAFAWGEGNSNVVLYYWALVVANFVAGIDDMIIYDISSDNIPSYDLGASCTGIFVAFLHGITIFILQKIGKDVNYWLVLTNIVVMLTLSFIVAIVWSYYIHTKVGQTLGTAQTTSGNGASKCDGNCSFWDAYCGAFPMMAASTVGYGFIFVVYPLISPFEMVTFEHRYPIQSLCTIFHAISGISIWFLARYAGLSDKWEKDKRYYYLLYLLFIPYLGIGIMFIVIMHYPLSSIAKLVRMKPLIVGFLTVLFYFSGRVVINSSTAAIDGNAKPSNGASEGKECKCQHGSTLSSVNLGINLLVLNITKYISEAYIQQFITTRDAYKPGEPWPTEGMSVTDGFLYWLFIGIEEGFVSFKESFDQNVKGKLEHTLMEMNSEF; encoded by the coding sequence ATGGCAGAAGAGAACAAAAAGAACTTTTTGGATTATGCTGCCAATTTTTTAAAAGGTCTTAGTTTGATGCAGCCTTTGAATTTGTGCCTGCTGGGTTCGTCGTTTGCCATGCAGCGGTTCGGATATGGCCCTGATGCAGTCGGAATATTTATTGGAATGTGTCATAATTCCATGGAActattttatttgttcTCTGCATTAGGAGTTTTGGTTATTTTTACTTCTTTCCAATCGTACGGTGAAAAAACAAAGAATATACAAAGGTACTGTTCCATTGTGGTTTCCTGGATTATTGTCGCCGTTAATGTCGTTATCCTGAAAGCGTTTGCTTGGGGAGAAGGTAATTCAAATGTAGTCCTTTACTATTGGGCATTGGTGGTTGCTAACTTCGTAGCAGGTATAGATGATATGATTATCTACGACATCTCATCGGataacataccatcatATGACCTCGGTGCATCCTGTACCGGTATATTCGTGGCCTTCTTGCATGGTATCACGATATTCATTCTGCAGAAGATTGGTAAGGATGTGAATTATTGGCTGGTGTTAACGAACATTGTTGTTATGTTGACTCTATCATTTATTGTGGCCATCGTGTGGAGTTATTATATTCACACCAAGGTGGGTCAAACTTTGGGCACCGCACAAACAACCAGTGGAAATGGAGCTTCGAAATGCGATGGCAACTGTTCATTTTGGGATGCATATTGTGGCGCATTTCCTATGATGGCAGCTAGTACCGTAGGCTATGGGTTTATATTTGTAGTCTATCCCCTCATTTCTCCATTCGAGATGGTAACGTTTGAACACAGATATCCAATTCAAAGTCTGTGCACTATCTTTCATGCAATCTCTGGTATAAGTATATGGTTCCTTGCTAGGTATGCGGGACTGAGTGACAAGTGGGAAAAGGACAAACGTTATTATTACCTACTATATCTCCTTTTCATTCCATATCTGGGCATAGGGATAATGTTTATTGTGATTATGCACTACCCGTTGTCGTCAATAGCAAAGCTTGTTCGTATGAAGCCGCTGATTGTAGGATTCCTAACAGTACTCTTCTATTTTTCCGGTAGAGTAGTAATCAACTCATCCACTGCAGCCATTGATGGGAATGCAAAGCCCTCAAATGGTGCAAGTGAAGGTAAAGAATGTAAATGTCAACATGGCTCCACTTTGTCTTCAGTAAATTTAGGTATAAACCTTCTTGTTTTGAACATTACCAAGTATATATCGGAAGcttatatacaacaattTATAACAACAAGAGATGCTTACAAGCCTGGAGAACCATGGCCAACTGAAGGAATGAGCGTAACGGATGGTTTCCTATACTGGTTGTTCATCGGTATAGAAGAAGGCTTTGTAAGCTTTAAGGAATCGTTTGACCAGAATGTCAAGGGTAAGCTGGAGCATACCCTTATGGAAATGAATTCCGAATTTTAA